Proteins from a single region of Geothrix sp. PMB-07:
- a CDS encoding TolC family protein, with protein MLDKPQGVTFPAGSFGTIPGLGPFPTQPMTINQGSNHLTLANATLAQPLTQLFKVRQGDHVATSDHQVADAELKKTEATVAFGVRQLCYGILVASRQCEAGKAGVEASELALRDSEKAQQAGNVLSVVVTGAKAAWLQSRQSLLAAENQLADLQGDLVDLLGLPTGTPLELVDTETSSPEPERSALLQAAQARNPELLAARQTLAKAQAGHRAAQLDYIPNIGAFARYTQQSGVPFIADHGFTYGLQASWTLFDWGKRRGLVGQRSAQVLQAEENLRRLENKVALDVEKGLRKLGQAKLTEEMAQEALALRTESDRLAANQLKAGVIAPAKRAEAVAAARKAEADHLQARLGVRLALAELDRLSGKALP; from the coding sequence GTGCTGGACAAACCGCAGGGCGTGACCTTCCCGGCGGGGAGCTTCGGCACCATCCCCGGCCTCGGCCCCTTCCCCACCCAGCCCATGACGATCAACCAGGGCTCGAACCACCTCACCCTGGCCAACGCCACCCTGGCCCAGCCCCTGACCCAGCTCTTCAAGGTGCGGCAGGGGGATCACGTGGCCACCTCCGATCACCAGGTCGCGGACGCGGAGCTGAAGAAGACCGAGGCCACCGTGGCCTTCGGCGTGCGGCAGCTCTGCTACGGCATCCTTGTGGCAAGCCGACAGTGCGAGGCGGGCAAGGCGGGCGTCGAGGCCTCAGAGCTGGCCCTGCGCGACAGCGAGAAGGCCCAACAGGCCGGGAACGTGCTCAGCGTGGTGGTCACCGGCGCCAAGGCCGCCTGGCTTCAGAGTCGGCAGAGCCTGCTGGCCGCCGAGAACCAGCTGGCGGACCTCCAAGGCGACCTGGTGGACCTCCTGGGCCTGCCCACGGGCACGCCGCTGGAGCTGGTCGACACCGAGACTTCCAGCCCCGAGCCGGAGCGGTCGGCTCTCCTTCAGGCCGCCCAGGCCCGCAACCCCGAGCTGCTGGCCGCCCGCCAGACCCTGGCCAAGGCCCAGGCAGGGCACCGTGCCGCCCAGCTGGACTACATCCCCAACATCGGCGCCTTCGCCCGCTACACCCAGCAGAGCGGTGTCCCCTTCATCGCCGACCACGGCTTCACCTACGGGCTGCAGGCCAGCTGGACCCTCTTCGACTGGGGCAAGCGCCGGGGGCTGGTGGGCCAGCGCTCCGCCCAGGTGCTCCAGGCCGAAGAGAACCTGCGCCGCCTGGAGAACAAGGTGGCCCTCGACGTCGAGAAGGGCCTCCGCAAACTGGGCCAGGCCAAACTGACGGAGGAGATGGCCCAGGAAGCCCTGGCGCTCCGCACCGAGTCGGATCGCCTGGCGGCCAACCAGCTCAAGGCGGGGGTCATCGCCCCCGCCAAGCGCGCCGAGGCCGTCGCCGCCGCCCGCAAGGCCGAGGCCGACCACCTGCAGGCCCGCCTGGGCGTGCGGCTGGCCCTGGCGGAGCTGGACCGGCTCTCAGGCAAGGCCCTGCCCTAG
- a CDS encoding TonB-dependent receptor, protein MRTSLVCTLAAGSAMAASASSGVVSGQVADDQGRPVGGATLILSNPVSGYRQRVRSDAKGGFTFQNVPFNTYHLDTRAAGLLPGHLDVDVHSQLPLVVAVALKPEGAVVAVEENLRLVEDHPSTHLDIDKSAIERTPAAVQSRAMESILLATPGFIADENGRFHFRGSHGQMTYVVDGIPVSDQMHATFSNSMDPSQVESMEVITGGISAEYGGKPVVVVNLTTKSGLGAANGFEGEASFGAARFQTFEAGFNARGGSASFGWFVSGAASESDRFLDPVNFENLHNHGKTGRAFSRFDWILGSADTLRFSVSGGRTDRQVANLTSQQAQGQDQRASTSDANASLAWTHLFSAAQSLDASLFYRTSRAELKPTTALAEGFTDSGHPDFPYWARQDRSLDNLGLMASFTQRWGKENLLKVGVQHIAFPLQERFDFAITDDTVFPDPTDRMHPYTPSGGGHIFHFDAGLRPTLTSAFVQNDIHLGAFFLALGLRHDAYTVAEISDNQLQPRIGLSYRVDATGTVLRASYDRLMILREHENLALSLSQQAWDLGPQAGTPRQPLRPEHQDSFSYGVEQQLGRAGRVMVEYWEKHSRNAGDNAQFLNTGVLFPVGADRGLFRGMNLRVDLVPVNGWSGYASLGKTRAIFQAPLVGGLQLEAPEAAPGERFLIDHDQKLSVQVGIAYEHEGFTAQVIGRYDSGLVASDPGEVRGNPDYAFGAAYVHQDSEGTWRIKPRTTWDLSLSQAWKLATGKRLTVGVDLLNATDEKGLYNFLSTFGGTHVIPPRTLAARVKWTF, encoded by the coding sequence ATGCGCACATCCCTGGTTTGCACGCTGGCTGCGGGTTCCGCCATGGCGGCCTCCGCGAGCAGCGGGGTGGTTTCAGGCCAGGTGGCCGATGATCAGGGGCGGCCGGTGGGCGGCGCCACCCTCATCCTGTCGAATCCCGTGTCTGGCTACCGGCAGCGGGTCCGGAGCGATGCCAAAGGGGGCTTCACCTTTCAGAATGTGCCCTTCAACACCTATCACCTGGACACCAGGGCCGCGGGCCTGTTGCCGGGTCACCTCGACGTGGACGTCCACAGCCAGCTGCCCCTGGTGGTGGCCGTTGCGCTCAAACCCGAGGGCGCCGTGGTGGCCGTGGAGGAGAATCTCCGGTTGGTGGAGGATCACCCCTCCACCCACCTGGACATCGACAAGAGCGCCATCGAGCGCACCCCTGCGGCGGTCCAGAGCCGGGCGATGGAAAGCATTCTCCTGGCCACGCCCGGTTTCATCGCCGATGAGAATGGCCGTTTCCATTTCCGGGGCAGCCATGGCCAGATGACCTACGTGGTGGATGGCATTCCGGTGTCGGACCAGATGCACGCCACCTTCAGCAACAGCATGGACCCCTCCCAGGTGGAGAGCATGGAGGTCATCACCGGCGGCATCTCCGCCGAGTACGGCGGCAAGCCGGTGGTGGTGGTGAACCTCACCACGAAGTCCGGTCTTGGCGCGGCCAACGGTTTTGAAGGGGAGGCCTCCTTCGGGGCCGCCCGGTTCCAGACCTTCGAGGCTGGGTTCAATGCCCGTGGCGGGTCTGCCTCGTTCGGCTGGTTCGTGAGCGGCGCGGCCAGCGAGAGCGACCGCTTCCTGGATCCTGTCAACTTCGAGAACCTGCACAACCACGGGAAGACGGGCCGGGCCTTCTCCCGCTTCGACTGGATCCTTGGAAGCGCGGACACGCTTCGCTTCTCGGTGTCCGGTGGTCGTACCGACCGGCAGGTGGCGAACCTGACCTCTCAGCAGGCCCAGGGACAGGATCAGCGGGCCAGCACCTCGGATGCGAATGCCAGCCTCGCCTGGACGCACCTCTTCAGTGCGGCTCAGAGCCTGGATGCTTCACTGTTCTACCGGACCTCGCGGGCGGAGCTGAAGCCCACGACGGCCCTGGCAGAAGGGTTCACCGATTCCGGACATCCCGATTTCCCCTACTGGGCCCGGCAGGATCGCAGCCTGGACAACCTGGGGCTGATGGCCTCCTTTACCCAACGCTGGGGCAAGGAAAACCTGTTGAAGGTCGGTGTCCAGCACATCGCCTTCCCGCTGCAGGAGCGCTTTGATTTTGCGATCACCGATGACACGGTCTTCCCCGATCCGACGGATCGCATGCATCCTTACACCCCTTCGGGCGGGGGCCACATCTTCCACTTCGATGCGGGTCTGCGTCCCACCCTCACGTCGGCCTTCGTGCAGAATGACATCCACCTGGGTGCCTTCTTCCTCGCCCTGGGGCTGCGCCACGACGCCTACACCGTGGCCGAGATCTCGGACAACCAGCTGCAGCCCCGGATCGGGCTCAGCTACCGGGTGGATGCCACGGGAACCGTCCTGCGCGCCAGCTACGACCGGCTCATGATCCTCCGGGAGCACGAGAACCTCGCGCTCTCGCTTTCGCAGCAGGCCTGGGACCTGGGCCCCCAGGCGGGCACGCCCCGCCAGCCCCTGCGCCCGGAACACCAGGATTCCTTCAGCTACGGCGTGGAGCAGCAGCTCGGCAGGGCCGGGCGGGTGATGGTGGAGTACTGGGAGAAACACAGCCGGAATGCCGGTGACAATGCCCAATTCCTCAACACCGGTGTGCTGTTCCCAGTGGGCGCGGACCGCGGCCTCTTCCGGGGCATGAACCTGCGGGTGGACCTGGTGCCCGTGAACGGATGGTCGGGCTACGCAAGCCTGGGGAAGACCCGCGCCATCTTCCAGGCGCCGCTCGTCGGCGGCCTGCAGCTGGAGGCGCCTGAGGCCGCGCCGGGGGAGCGTTTCCTCATCGATCACGATCAAAAGCTCAGCGTCCAGGTGGGCATCGCCTACGAGCACGAAGGCTTCACGGCCCAGGTGATCGGTCGCTACGATTCGGGCCTGGTTGCCAGCGATCCGGGCGAGGTCAGGGGCAACCCCGACTACGCCTTCGGCGCCGCCTACGTGCATCAGGATTCCGAAGGCACTTGGCGCATCAAGCCCAGGACCACCTGGGATCTGAGCCTGAGCCAGGCTTGGAAGCTGGCCACCGGCAAGCGACTCACGGTGGGGGTCGATCTCCTCAATGCCACCGACGAAAAGGGGCTCTACAACTTCCTCAGCACCTTCGGCGGGACGCACGTGATTCCTCCGCGCACCCTGGCCGCCCGGGTGAAATGGACTTTCTGA
- a CDS encoding efflux RND transporter permease subunit, whose protein sequence is MTTPIKAALRHPAVTIILIAMAVALGIHAFRNMPRMEDPSITIRTGLVFAAYPGATSEQVEQQVTKTLEAHLFRYPEIRKDKTFSTSRPGLCIINMELEDSVKQADVFWAKLRQNLDLAKATELPREVMGPIINSDFGDTVALLIAIRGQRYGYRELTDYVDRIKDEVRQVREVGKLATYGGQNEQIRISASLDRLSQYFANPMDTIQALQQRNIILRSGNLEVGASKVPMRTTGAFTAEEEVRKVMVGLSRTGQPVYIQDFAQVERLYSDPTFLVRYDGDPCVLLAVEMQKGKNIVQMGEKLSAVFQRMERTLPPDLKMDFIANQPQVVEERISGLTHEFLLAIGSVILVTILLLPIRVALIAALAIPITMLATLGAMNGLGVELHQVSIAALIVVLGIVVDDAIVIADNYIELLDHQVPRAEAAWRCATEVVVPVTTATLTIISSFLPLLILAGSSGEFIFALPITVAVALVVSFCVAIFLTPLLSHTFIKQGLHAEEGQKAGGFDMLGRLQAVYNRAIAHFMAHHKQAILLGVAAFLLGLGLMKVIPQQFFPAAERDQFVIDVWMPAGTRIASTDQVMRRIEGHLAKEGRVAHMASFVGQSAPRFYYNVNPQQPDESYGQFIIQSKSAKATPGLVADLQKGLGQLVPEAMVLVKELQQGSQQEAPVEVRISGPELGELRRLGDQVQGFMREASFSRFIHTDGRNDSMLLDVDVNQELVNRLGLSNALVSGTLAGAFDGAPVSTFWEGDRAVAITLRLAPENRNSFGDVKDAYITSPLTRTSAPVRAVATLKPEWQNSRIVHRNGVRTLTVRAFTERGHYGSELLRAIDPKVKGLQLPTGYRIAYGGEIANQNETFPQMVLALCISLVGIFLILLIQFRTISDPLVVMSSIPLALFGAMAGLLLTGNPFGLTAFIGLISLCGIVVRNGIILVDYIKEKVAEGHSLEQAAMEAGERRLRPIFLTTMAAAVGVTPMILSRSAMWSPLASVIAVGLIFSMFFTLLVVPVLYVMVESKVEQRHHGGANATSQATGLALLLACLALPLQAQETQPPAPRKVTVNEAIQLALTQSSAVKIARAAVQENRAKVTAATGDYFPQLSLDAT, encoded by the coding sequence ATGACCACGCCCATCAAGGCGGCCCTGCGCCATCCGGCCGTCACGATCATCCTCATCGCCATGGCCGTGGCGCTGGGCATCCACGCCTTCCGCAACATGCCGCGCATGGAGGATCCCAGCATCACCATCCGCACGGGCCTGGTCTTCGCCGCCTACCCGGGCGCCACGTCGGAGCAGGTGGAGCAGCAGGTCACCAAGACGCTGGAGGCCCACCTCTTCCGCTATCCGGAGATCCGCAAGGACAAGACCTTCTCCACCAGCCGCCCCGGCCTCTGCATCATCAACATGGAGCTGGAGGACAGCGTCAAGCAGGCCGATGTCTTCTGGGCCAAGCTGCGCCAGAACCTGGATCTGGCCAAGGCCACCGAGCTGCCCCGCGAAGTGATGGGGCCCATCATCAACTCCGACTTCGGCGACACCGTGGCCCTGCTCATCGCCATCCGGGGCCAGCGCTACGGCTACCGGGAACTCACCGATTACGTGGACCGCATCAAGGACGAGGTGCGGCAGGTGCGCGAGGTGGGCAAGCTGGCCACGTACGGCGGGCAGAACGAACAGATCCGCATCTCCGCCAGCCTGGACCGCCTCTCCCAGTACTTCGCCAACCCCATGGACACCATCCAGGCCCTGCAGCAGCGCAACATCATCCTGCGCTCCGGCAACCTGGAAGTGGGCGCCTCCAAGGTGCCCATGCGCACCACCGGCGCCTTCACCGCTGAGGAGGAGGTCCGCAAGGTGATGGTGGGCCTCTCCCGCACGGGCCAGCCGGTCTACATCCAGGACTTCGCCCAGGTGGAACGCTTGTACTCGGATCCCACCTTCCTGGTGCGCTACGACGGCGACCCATGCGTGCTGCTGGCCGTGGAGATGCAGAAGGGCAAGAACATCGTCCAGATGGGCGAGAAGCTCTCCGCCGTCTTCCAGCGCATGGAGCGCACCCTGCCGCCGGACCTCAAGATGGACTTCATCGCCAACCAGCCCCAGGTGGTGGAGGAGCGCATCTCCGGGCTCACCCACGAGTTCCTGCTGGCCATCGGCTCAGTGATCCTGGTGACCATCCTGCTGCTGCCCATCCGCGTGGCGCTCATCGCGGCCCTGGCCATCCCCATCACCATGCTGGCCACCCTGGGCGCCATGAATGGCCTGGGCGTGGAGCTGCACCAGGTCTCCATCGCGGCGCTCATCGTGGTGCTGGGCATCGTGGTGGACGATGCCATCGTCATCGCCGACAACTACATTGAGCTGCTCGACCACCAGGTGCCCCGGGCCGAGGCCGCCTGGCGCTGCGCCACGGAGGTGGTGGTGCCCGTCACCACCGCCACACTGACCATCATCTCGTCCTTTCTGCCCCTGCTGATCCTGGCGGGCAGCTCCGGCGAGTTCATCTTCGCCCTGCCCATCACCGTGGCCGTGGCGCTGGTGGTCTCCTTCTGCGTGGCCATCTTCCTCACGCCCCTGCTCTCCCACACCTTCATCAAGCAGGGCCTCCATGCGGAAGAAGGCCAGAAGGCCGGCGGCTTCGACATGCTGGGCCGCCTTCAGGCCGTCTACAACCGCGCCATCGCCCACTTCATGGCCCACCACAAGCAGGCCATCCTGCTCGGCGTCGCCGCCTTCCTGCTGGGCCTGGGCCTCATGAAGGTCATCCCGCAGCAGTTCTTCCCCGCGGCGGAGCGCGACCAGTTCGTGATTGACGTGTGGATGCCCGCGGGCACCCGCATCGCCAGCACAGACCAGGTCATGCGGCGCATCGAGGGCCACCTGGCCAAGGAGGGCCGCGTGGCCCACATGGCCAGCTTCGTGGGCCAGAGCGCCCCGCGCTTCTACTACAACGTGAACCCCCAGCAGCCCGATGAATCCTACGGCCAGTTCATCATCCAGTCCAAGTCCGCCAAGGCCACGCCTGGCCTCGTGGCGGATCTGCAGAAGGGCCTGGGCCAGCTGGTGCCCGAGGCCATGGTGCTGGTGAAGGAGCTGCAGCAGGGCTCCCAGCAGGAGGCGCCGGTGGAGGTGCGCATCTCGGGACCTGAGCTCGGTGAGCTGCGCCGCCTGGGCGACCAGGTGCAGGGCTTCATGCGCGAGGCCTCCTTCTCCCGCTTCATCCACACGGACGGCCGCAACGACTCCATGCTGCTGGACGTGGACGTGAACCAGGAGCTGGTGAACCGCCTGGGGCTCAGCAATGCGCTGGTGTCGGGCACCCTGGCAGGCGCCTTCGACGGCGCGCCCGTGAGCACCTTCTGGGAGGGCGACCGGGCCGTGGCCATCACCCTGCGCCTGGCCCCCGAGAACCGCAACAGCTTCGGCGATGTGAAGGACGCCTACATCACCTCGCCCCTGACGCGCACCAGCGCCCCGGTGCGCGCGGTGGCGACCCTGAAGCCCGAGTGGCAGAACAGCCGCATCGTCCACCGCAACGGCGTGCGCACCCTCACGGTGCGGGCCTTCACCGAGCGCGGCCACTACGGCTCGGAGCTGCTGCGCGCCATTGATCCCAAGGTCAAGGGTCTGCAGCTGCCCACGGGCTACCGCATCGCCTACGGCGGCGAGATCGCCAACCAGAACGAGACCTTCCCCCAGATGGTGCTGGCCCTCTGCATCAGCCTGGTGGGCATCTTCCTCATCCTGCTCATCCAGTTCCGCACCATCTCCGATCCGCTGGTGGTGATGTCCTCCATCCCCCTGGCCCTCTTCGGCGCCATGGCCGGGCTGCTGCTCACGGGCAACCCCTTCGGACTCACGGCCTTCATCGGCCTCATCAGCCTCTGCGGCATCGTGGTGCGCAACGGCATCATCCTCGTGGACTACATCAAGGAGAAGGTGGCCGAAGGGCACAGCCTGGAGCAGGCGGCCATGGAGGCCGGCGAGCGGCGCCTTCGCCCCATTTTCCTTACCACCATGGCCGCGGCCGTGGGCGTCACGCCCATGATCCTGTCGCGCTCGGCCATGTGGAGCCCCCTGGCCAGCGTCATCGCCGTGGGCCTCATCTTCTCCATGTTCTTCACGCTGCTGGTGGTGCCGGTGCTCTACGTGATGGTGGAATCCAAGGTGGAGCAGCGCCATCACGGCGGCGCCAATGCCACTTCCCAGGCCACCGGTCTGGCGCTGCTGCTGGCCTGCCTCGCCCTGCCCCTGCAGGCGCAGGAAACCCAGCCGCCCGCCCCCCGAAAGGTCACAGTGAATGAGGCCATCCAGCTGGCCCTGACCCAGAGTTCCGCCGTGAAGATCGCGCGGGCCGCTGTGCAGGAGAACCGCGCCAAGGTCACCGCCGCCACCGGCGACTACTTCCCGCAGTTGTCGCTGGACGCCACCTAA
- a CDS encoding VIT1/CCC1 family protein, translating to MTHAKTQRHLDNWRDEMNGAAIYDALSQAEPEPTRKDIFRQLAESERRHAKVWLAKLEAAGVPAPRFRPELKTRLMRRLIRWFGPGFVITTVAAAEFADRNKYAGQADAAALSGEERGHAAIVQAIARGPVGGPTIAEAEPWHQGVASGNDLRAAVLGANDGLVSNLCLILGVAGAGAEPRTVLLTGVAGLLAGAMSMALGEWLSVTNARELAGSQLAREAQELEETPEAEQQELVLIYRAKGMSQEDAERVAGHLMADPATALDALAREELGLDPKELGGNPWRAAATSFVLFALGALMPLLPFLFLQGRVAMVGSVLLSALALLLVGMVTSLFNGRSASFSALRQLLTAGACAAATFGLGRLFGAQLS from the coding sequence ATGACCCACGCCAAGACCCAGCGCCACCTGGACAACTGGCGGGACGAGATGAACGGCGCGGCCATCTATGACGCCCTGTCCCAGGCGGAGCCCGAGCCCACCCGCAAGGACATCTTCCGCCAGCTGGCGGAGTCCGAGCGCCGCCACGCGAAGGTCTGGCTGGCCAAGCTCGAGGCTGCAGGCGTGCCCGCGCCGCGCTTTCGGCCGGAGCTGAAGACCCGCCTCATGCGCCGCCTCATCCGCTGGTTCGGACCGGGCTTCGTCATCACCACCGTGGCCGCCGCCGAGTTCGCGGATCGCAACAAGTACGCCGGACAGGCGGATGCTGCGGCCCTGTCAGGCGAGGAACGCGGGCACGCCGCCATCGTGCAGGCCATCGCCCGGGGTCCTGTGGGCGGCCCCACCATCGCCGAGGCCGAGCCCTGGCACCAGGGCGTGGCCAGCGGCAATGATCTGCGCGCGGCCGTCCTAGGGGCCAACGATGGGCTGGTGTCCAACCTCTGCCTCATCCTGGGCGTGGCCGGCGCGGGCGCCGAGCCCCGGACGGTGCTGCTCACGGGTGTGGCGGGCCTGCTGGCGGGGGCCATGTCGATGGCCCTGGGCGAGTGGCTGTCAGTGACCAACGCCCGTGAGTTGGCTGGCTCGCAGCTGGCCCGGGAGGCCCAGGAGCTGGAGGAGACGCCCGAAGCCGAGCAGCAGGAGCTGGTGCTCATCTACCGCGCCAAGGGCATGTCCCAGGAGGATGCCGAGCGCGTGGCGGGCCACCTCATGGCGGACCCGGCCACCGCCCTGGATGCCCTGGCCCGGGAGGAGCTGGGCCTCGATCCGAAGGAGCTGGGCGGCAATCCCTGGCGGGCGGCGGCGACCTCCTTCGTGCTCTTCGCCCTGGGCGCCCTCATGCCCCTGCTGCCCTTCCTGTTCTTGCAGGGGCGCGTCGCCATGGTCGGCAGCGTGCTGCTGAGCGCCCTGGCCCTGCTGCTGGTGGGCATGGTGACCTCGCTGTTCAACGGGCGGTCGGCCTCCTTCTCGGCCCTGCGGCAGCTGTTGACGGCCGGGGCCTGCGCCGCGGCGACCTTCGGGTTGGGCCGATTGTTCGGGGCCCAGCTGAGCTAG
- a CDS encoding efflux RND transporter periplasmic adaptor subunit: MKAIGVLLPITLIFLSGCGKTDSTAPAPVPVQVRQPAVTNQPDSVNVSGSLLPENGLVMVSFLVPGRVLSVAHREGDFVRKGAVLAVLDSISLKAAADAAAAQAAAAQVAADRADDEWHRMQQLYESSSLAPNDYQKFKAGREATQEQLRQAQAAQAAARKNLTETTLVAPVDGYISRRLIEPGAMAGAGQPVFELGALDRLEVSVGVPEADIPQVRVGQKALVRIPTLPGRSFEGVTKVVGVSADPGTRTYLVRVGVPNPEHVLRLGMVAEVSILGDKAREVVTIPVEAVVRDTRGVTQVYQYFPDKKRVFARRVELGATSGTEVTVKSGLAKSDWLVTAGQERLWEGAAVEPATTPAAAGRR, encoded by the coding sequence ATGAAAGCCATCGGCGTTTTGCTCCCCATCACCCTGATATTCCTGTCCGGGTGCGGAAAAACCGACTCCACCGCACCGGCGCCAGTCCCCGTCCAGGTGCGGCAACCGGCGGTGACGAACCAACCCGACAGTGTGAATGTGAGCGGTTCCCTGCTGCCCGAGAACGGCCTGGTGATGGTTTCCTTCCTGGTGCCCGGCCGGGTGCTCAGTGTGGCCCACCGGGAAGGCGATTTCGTGCGCAAGGGCGCGGTCCTGGCCGTGCTGGATTCCATCTCGCTCAAGGCCGCGGCCGATGCCGCGGCGGCCCAGGCGGCGGCGGCCCAGGTGGCCGCGGACCGGGCCGACGATGAGTGGCACCGCATGCAGCAGCTCTACGAATCCAGCAGCCTGGCGCCCAACGACTACCAGAAGTTCAAGGCGGGCCGCGAGGCCACGCAGGAGCAGCTGCGCCAGGCCCAGGCCGCGCAGGCCGCCGCCCGCAAGAACCTGACCGAGACCACCCTGGTGGCGCCTGTGGACGGCTACATCTCCCGCCGGCTCATCGAACCCGGAGCCATGGCCGGCGCGGGCCAGCCCGTCTTCGAGCTGGGCGCCCTGGATCGCCTCGAGGTCTCCGTGGGGGTGCCGGAGGCCGACATCCCCCAGGTGCGCGTGGGACAAAAGGCGCTCGTCCGCATTCCCACCCTGCCCGGCCGCTCCTTTGAAGGCGTGACGAAGGTGGTGGGCGTCTCCGCCGATCCCGGCACCCGCACCTACCTGGTGCGCGTGGGCGTGCCGAACCCCGAGCACGTGCTGCGCCTGGGCATGGTGGCTGAGGTGAGCATCCTGGGGGACAAGGCCCGCGAAGTGGTCACCATTCCCGTGGAGGCCGTGGTCCGCGACACCCGCGGCGTCACCCAGGTCTACCAGTACTTCCCCGACAAGAAGCGTGTCTTCGCCCGGCGCGTGGAGCTGGGGGCCACCTCCGGCACCGAGGTGACCGTCAAGTCCGGTCTGGCCAAGAGTGACTGGCTGGTGACCGCGGGCCAGGAGCGCCTGTGGGAGGGCGCCGCCGTGGAACCAGCCACCACGCCTGCTGCTGCCGGCCGGAGGTAG
- a CDS encoding efflux RND transporter periplasmic adaptor subunit: protein MKRKQLWILGGGLAVVLIGGLSVAGMQDKGQAVQIATVGRESLQSKVSANGKVQAVTKADISANVMGQVTRLAVKEGDRVSKGQFLMEIDPRSARANADAMQASLQAAQSDLTSATANLAQAKADFERAKANRAAGIIAAADFERAKTAYDTAQAAQETSRRRADQAKATLAQSHVGLGYATISAPMDGVVTARRIELGETAVPGIQNQAGTVLVTISDMSKVEAEMEVDEASIPTVKLAQKAQVRIDAYPNQTFDGEVTEVGGSPILKANANEAIKFKVKVWIKNPPLTIKPGLSAQADIFTGSRDQVLAIPIQSLVTREIKAKPGETLKPGAPRDEEGVWLFDNGKAKFVPVKTGLLGDLNVEVLDGLKGGETVITGPFRILRDLKGGELVREDKSKKKDEKKG, encoded by the coding sequence ATGAAGCGCAAGCAACTATGGATTCTGGGCGGTGGTCTGGCCGTGGTCCTCATTGGCGGACTGAGTGTCGCCGGCATGCAGGACAAGGGCCAGGCGGTGCAGATCGCCACTGTCGGGCGGGAGAGCCTCCAATCGAAGGTGAGCGCCAACGGCAAGGTGCAGGCGGTCACCAAAGCCGACATCTCCGCCAACGTCATGGGCCAGGTCACGCGGCTGGCGGTCAAGGAGGGCGACCGGGTCAGCAAGGGCCAGTTCCTGATGGAAATCGATCCCCGCAGCGCGCGGGCCAACGCCGATGCCATGCAGGCGAGCCTCCAGGCCGCGCAGTCCGATCTCACCTCCGCCACGGCGAACCTGGCCCAGGCCAAGGCGGATTTCGAGCGCGCCAAGGCCAACCGTGCGGCGGGCATCATCGCCGCGGCGGATTTCGAGCGCGCCAAGACCGCCTATGACACGGCGCAGGCCGCGCAGGAGACCTCCCGCCGCCGGGCCGACCAGGCCAAGGCCACCTTGGCCCAGTCCCATGTGGGCCTGGGATACGCCACCATTTCCGCGCCCATGGATGGCGTCGTCACCGCCCGCCGCATCGAGCTGGGCGAGACGGCGGTTCCCGGCATCCAGAACCAGGCGGGCACGGTGCTTGTCACCATCTCCGACATGAGCAAAGTGGAAGCCGAGATGGAAGTGGACGAAGCCTCCATCCCCACCGTGAAGCTGGCCCAAAAGGCCCAGGTGCGCATCGACGCCTATCCCAATCAGACCTTCGATGGCGAAGTCACCGAGGTGGGCGGCAGCCCCATCCTGAAGGCCAATGCGAATGAGGCCATCAAATTCAAGGTGAAGGTCTGGATCAAGAACCCGCCGCTCACCATCAAGCCCGGCCTCTCGGCCCAGGCGGACATTTTCACCGGCAGCCGCGATCAGGTGCTCGCCATTCCCATCCAGTCCCTGGTCACCCGCGAGATCAAGGCCAAGCCCGGCGAGACCCTCAAGCCCGGCGCGCCCCGGGATGAGGAAGGCGTGTGGCTCTTCGACAACGGGAAAGCCAAGTTTGTGCCCGTGAAGACTGGCCTGCTGGGCGATCTGAATGTGGAAGTGCTGGATGGCCTGAAGGGCGGTGAAACCGTGATCACGGGCCCCTTCCGCATCCTGCGCGACCTCAAGGGCGGCGAGCTGGTGCGGGAAGACAAGAGCAAGAAGAAGGACGAGAAGAAGGGCTAG